Proteins encoded in a region of the Salminus brasiliensis chromosome 2, fSalBra1.hap2, whole genome shotgun sequence genome:
- the mov10l1 gene encoding RNA helicase Mov10l1 isoform X2, producing the protein MVTAVQFLISKLLSPLWRRAEDEDDEVYYGGGMKEIRQVRGGVVTQLCQDYGLIDHSVYFTAKEVLGGVPLCVGDPVHTLAVRDGVHGGWRALRVERQVDTWEGGGRTSLDLDGSKLRPLIGTVTSCDKDGGFINQTTYFPQSALCEGFEPMKGDWVQAEYFISPAEWSSQARTVAPLRYHRMDQVCVSSVFGSSGVVEDSVFFCLDSLLLPPGYRPTQGDIVSVVVVESSQSFYCWRALCMAPIKPSPNSSVPVFPEAEIQTLLENKEGLVVSEETQFGSLLMGETKELQVWIHNMSSETRTLKCCELAGWDSEEQFILSPILSSDPSNIPSNTQNQQAISQKNPFMPSFRALGRGLVGRHGLCSLPSISFGTAEETDEGHEPNSEVDKHGEIECDGEISTEETPTVLGMERNREISPGQKVSVTVGCQAKNLGCCTELLLLHFSSFTIGRRLEVSVNSTEESLLKPSTPYCPAVPVLQPQKHAQVVTVMAPAPPVRLARRHLPNFLGNYPVPQALRECVEGQNDVLVFQPALGEPLCLSSMVARFSALLWLEELQAERELREFSISGALLRKGAVYLHLEVPGLCEGRPNLFIGDKVVLKKPCSGGLVVEYIGYVTEISEEDVSLRVNTEFHKSYLGEPLDVEFTYNRVTMRRCHCALEQTKHFGENVLFPTVMQLQRPVWTGEWGVEKQQKGNEFEPPQQNKGVCVTGEKLSLNMDMVSVATQTKTDLQMTPTHIPNPGQFFNCKLNPAQREAVKHILSGECRPIPYVLFGPPGTGKTITLIEAIMQVYHRVPGSRILVCTPSNSAADLICIRLHETGYLHAASLARVNATCRQEESIPEVLQQYSRAGEDIRHACFHRIVVSTCSSAGMFYQIGLRVGHFTHVFLDEAGQATEPESLIPLGLLSEKTGQIVLAGDPKQLGPVVKSKLAEAFGLGVSLLERLMATPLYSCNEKGYNPLLVTKLVYNYRSHEVLLSLPSRLFYGGELCVRSQRAVVDSLCHWSRLPTKGFPLIFHGVRGTEMREGNNPSWFNPGEAVQVMFYCCQLAKRLYNPIPATDIGIISPYRKQAEKIRVLLHRVGLADIKVGSVEEFQGQEFLIIILSTVRSNEALPSSDLQNALGFLSNPKRFNVAITRPKALLIVIGNPHILIKDACFHALLQYTYDNGAFLGCDPPVSLRAAHRAASKKEE; encoded by the exons ATGGTGACAGCTGTGCAGTTCTTGATCTCCAAGCTGCTTTCaccactctggagaagagcagaggatgaagatgatgaagttTATTATGGTGGAG GTATGAAGGAGATTCGTCAAGTGCGGGGTGGTGTTGTGACTCAGCTGTGCCAGGATTATGGGCTGATTGATCATTCGGTGTACTTCACTGCTAAGGAGGTTCTGGGaggagtgccactgtgtgtgggtgACCCTGTCCACACCCTGGCTGTCCGAGATGGAGTCCATGGAGGTTGGAGGGCACTCAGA GTGGAGAGGCAGGTGGATACTTGGGAGGGTGGTGGCAGGACATCGCTTGATCTGGATGGCAGTAAGCTTAGACCTCTGATTGGAACAGTAACATCATGTGACAAAGATGGTGGATTTATAAACCAGACTACGTATTTTCCCCAATCAGCCCTGTGTGAAG GCTTTGAACCCATGAAAGGAGACTGGGTGCAGGCAGAGTACTTTATTAGCCCTGCAGAGTGGAGTAGTCAGGCTCGGACTGTGGCTCCATTACGATATCACCGCATGGATCAA gtgtgtgtgtcgAGTGTATTTGGCAGTAGTGGAGTTGTAGAGGACAGTGTGTTTTTCTGCCTGGACTCTCTGTTGCTGCCTCCTGGTTATCGACCCACACAGGGAGATATAGTGAGTGTTGTAGTTGTGGAGAGCAGCCAGTCATTCTACTGCTGGAGAGCACTCTGCATGGCCCCCATTAAACCCAG CCCAAATTCGTCAGTGCCGGTCTTTCCAGAGGCAGAGATCCAGACCTTGTTGGAGAATAAGGAAGGGCTGGTGGTTAGTGAGGAAACCCAGTTTGGATCTCTGTTAATGGGGGAGACTAAGGAGCTGCAAGTCTGGATTCA CAATATGAGCTCGGAGACCCGCACATTAAAATGCTGTGAACTCGCTGGCTGGGACTCTGAGGAACAATTTATTCTCAGCCCCATACTGTCTTCTGATCCCTCAAACATCCCTTCAAACACACAGAACCAACAAGCCATCTCTCAGAAAAATCCCTTCATGCCCTCCTTCCGTGCCCTGGGCAGGGGCCTTGTAGGAAGGCATGGCCTCTGTTCATTACCAAGTATTTCCTTTGGGACTGCAGAGGAAACTGACGAAGGCCATGAACCAAATAGTGAGGTAGATAAACATGGAGAGATTGAGTGTGATGGTGAGATAAGCACTGAGGAGACACCAACTGTGCTGGGAATGGAGAGGAATCGGGAGATTTCACCAGGACAGAAGGTGTCAGTCACTGTGGGCTGCCAGGCCAA GAACCTGGGTTGCTGTACTGAGCTGCTGTTGCTGCACTTCTCTTCCTTCACCATCGGGCGGCGCTTAGAGGTGTCTGTGAACAGCACTGAGGAGAGTCTGCTGAAGCCCAGCACCCCCTACTGCCCAGCAGTGCCAGTACTCCAACCACAAAAACATGCTCAGGTGGTCACAGTCATGGCTCCTGCACCTCCAGTCAG GTTGGCAAGACGTCATTTGCCTAATTTCCTTGGAAACTACCCAGTACCGCAAGCACTGCGGGAATGTGTGGAGGGCCAGAACGATGTCCTGGTGTTTCAGCCAGCTCTTGGAGAG CCACTTTGTTTGTCCTCCATGGTTGCTCGCTTCTCAGCCTTACTGTGGCTGGAGGAGCTGCAGGCAGAGAGGGAGCTCCGGGAGTTCAGTATTAGTGGTGCCCTCCTTAGGAAAGGGGCAGTATACTTGCACCTGGAGGTGCCTGGGTTGTGTGAGGGAAGGCCAAACCTCTTCATAG GAGACAAAGTTGTTCTGAAGAAGCCATGCAGTGGAGGGCTCGTTGTGGAGTATATTGGCTATGTCACTGAG ATCAGTGAGGAGGACGTGAGTTTACGAGTAAACACAGAGTTCCATAAGAGCTACCTGGGGGAACCCCTGGATGTGGAGTTTACATACAACAG AGTGACAATGAGGAGATGCCACTGTGCTCTGGAACAGACTAAACACTTCGGAGAGAATG TGCTTTTCCCTACAGTAATGCAGCTACAGCGTCCTGTATGGACCGGAGAGTGGGGAGTCGAAAAACAACAGAAAGGGAATGAATTTGAACCTCCTCAACAAAATaaaggggtgtgtgtgactgGGGAGAAGCTGTCTTTGAATATGGACATGGTGTCTGTGGCCACACAGACCAAAACAG atTTGCAAATGACTCCCACACACATCCCAAACCCTGGCCAGTTTTTTAATTGTAAGCTTAATCCTGCCCAGAGGGAGGCAGTCAAGCACATTCTCAGCGGAGAATGTCGTCCCATCCCATATGTGCTGTTTGGTCCCCCAGGCACGGGCAAAACGATTACGCTCATTGAGGCCATAATGCAG GTGTACCACCGTGTGCCTGGAAGTCGGATTCTAGTGTGCACTCCTTCTAACAGTGCTGCAGACCTCATCTGCATCCGCCTGCATGAGACTGGCTACCTTCATGCTGCCAGTCTAGCGCGTGTGAATGCCACCTGCAGGCAGGAGGAG TCTATCCCAGAAGTGTTGCAGCAGTATTCTCGTGCTGGGGAGGATATACGTCATGCCTGTTTTCACCGTATTGTGGTCAGCACCTGCTCCAGTGCTGGCATGTTTTACCAGATCGGCTTGCG CGTTGGCCATTTCACACATGTGTTTCTGGATGAAGCTGGTCAAGCCACAGAGCCTGAATCTCTTATTCCGTTAGGCCTTCTGTCTGAGAAGACAGGCCAG ATAGTCCTGGCTGGAGACCCTAAGCAACTGGGCCCAGTTGTGAAGTCTAAACTAGCTGAAGCATTTGGATTAGGAGTGTCTCTGCTTGAAAGACTTATGGCCACCCCACTCTACTCTTGCAATGAGAAGGGCTACAACCCGTTACTG GTGACTAAGCTGGTGTATAACTACCGTTCCCATGAGGTCTTGCTGTCGCTACCGTCTCGCCTGTTTTATGGGGGTGAGCTGTGTGTACGCTCACAGAGAGCTGTCGTGGATTCTCTGTGCCATTGGAGCCGTCTTCCCACCAAAGGCTTTCCTCTCATCTTCCATGGAGTCAGG GGTACAGAGATGAGGGAGGGAAATAACCCGTCCTGGTTTAACCCTGGAGAAGCGGTGCAAGTCATGTTTTACTGCTGTCAGCTGGCCAAAAGACTGTACAACCCCATACCAGCTACTGACATAGGAATCATCTCCCCTTACAGAAAACAG GCAGAGAAGATCAGAGTGCTGTTGCACAGGGTAGGGCTCGCTGATATTAAGGTGGGCTCAGTTGAGGAGTTCCAGGGACAGGAgttcctcatcatcatcctgtCCACG GTACGCTCCAATGAGGCTCTACCGAGCAGTGATCTGCAGAATGCTCTGGGCTTTCTGTCCAACCCCAAACGCTTCAATGTGGCAATCACTCGACCAAAAGCTCTTCTCATCGTTATCGGCAACCCACACATACTGATTAAG GATGCATGTTTCCATGCATTGCTACAGTACACGTATGACAATGGGGCTTTCCTTGGCTGTGACCCTCCTGTCTCCCTCAGAGCTGCTCACAG AGCTGCCTCTAAAAAGGAGGAGTAG
- the szl gene encoding sizzled: MALFFTLLALALLVQAEAFDLGQSTRCVPIPHHLSVCHDVGYSEMRLPNLLGHSSLEGEVVPRSEDWRSLLQTGCHPQAQAFLCSLIAPVCLDTFIQPCRSLCVAVRDSCAPVLACHGHSWPEALDCNRFPAQEDMCLTPLPKHISSFPKGFPQPACQMCPPVEEIPSLKTVMDALCLNDFAVKAKLFRRRLPSAEPELEVEGKVEFIERGPLLPYSAAQLLQQWLLLNLRCAHALVRPGRAQLYLLTGRARADGTMTITRLFPWLKKDVHIATAARKWKQHKC, from the exons ATGGCTCTCTTCTTCACCCTGCTAGCCTTGGCCCTCTTGGTTCAGGCTGAGGCCTTTGACCTGGGTCAGTCCACTCGCTGCGTGCCCATCCCTCATCATCTGAGTGTGTGCCATGATGTGGGCTACTCGGAGATGAGGCTGCCCAACCTGTTGGGCCACAGCAGCCTGGAGGGCGAGGTGGTCCCCCGCTCAGAGGACTGGCGCTCTCTGCTTCAGACGGGCTGCCATCCTCAGGCCCAGGCTTTCCTCTGCTCCCTCATCGCTCCTGTCTGCCTGGACAC GTTCATCCAGCCCTGCCGAAGCCTGTGCGTAGCTGTGAGGGACAGCTGTGCTCCTGTTTTGGCCTGTCATGGCCACTCGTGGCCTGAAGCTCTGGACTGCAATCGCTTCCCTGCACAGGAGGACATGTGCCTGACCCCACTGCCCAAACACATCAGCAGCTTCCCTAAAG GTTTCCCACAGCCTGCCTGCCAGATGTGCCCTCCAGTAGAGGAGATTCCCTCTCTCAAAACAGTGATGGATGCTCTCTGTCTCAATGACTTTG CTGTTAAAGCTAAGCTGTTCCGGCGCCGCCTGCCCTCTGCCGAGCCTGAGCTGGAAGTGGAGGGAAAGGTGGAGTTCATTGAGCGCGGGCCTCTGCTGCCCTACAGCGCCGCCCAGCTGCTGCAACAGTGGCTGCTGCTCAACCTCCGCTGCGCGCATGCGCTGGTGCGGCCCGGGCGCGCGCAGCTCTATCTGCTTACCGGCCGTGCGCGCGCTGACGGCACCATGACCATCACACGCCTCTTCCCCTGGCTGAAGAAGGACGTGCACATCGCCACGGCAGCGCGGAAGTGGAAGCAGCACAAGTGCTGA
- the mov10l1 gene encoding RNA helicase Mov10l1 isoform X1: MVTAVQFLISKLLSPLWRRAEDEDDEVYYGGGMKEIRQVRGGVVTQLCQDYGLIDHSVYFTAKEVLGGVPLCVGDPVHTLAVRDGVHGGWRALRVERQVDTWEGGGRTSLDLDGSKLRPLIGTVTSCDKDGGFINQTTYFPQSALCEDVHFCVLGFEPMKGDWVQAEYFISPAEWSSQARTVAPLRYHRMDQVCVSSVFGSSGVVEDSVFFCLDSLLLPPGYRPTQGDIVSVVVVESSQSFYCWRALCMAPIKPSPNSSVPVFPEAEIQTLLENKEGLVVSEETQFGSLLMGETKELQVWIHNMSSETRTLKCCELAGWDSEEQFILSPILSSDPSNIPSNTQNQQAISQKNPFMPSFRALGRGLVGRHGLCSLPSISFGTAEETDEGHEPNSEVDKHGEIECDGEISTEETPTVLGMERNREISPGQKVSVTVGCQAKNLGCCTELLLLHFSSFTIGRRLEVSVNSTEESLLKPSTPYCPAVPVLQPQKHAQVVTVMAPAPPVRLARRHLPNFLGNYPVPQALRECVEGQNDVLVFQPALGEPLCLSSMVARFSALLWLEELQAERELREFSISGALLRKGAVYLHLEVPGLCEGRPNLFIGDKVVLKKPCSGGLVVEYIGYVTEISEEDVSLRVNTEFHKSYLGEPLDVEFTYNRVTMRRCHCALEQTKHFGENVLFPTVMQLQRPVWTGEWGVEKQQKGNEFEPPQQNKGVCVTGEKLSLNMDMVSVATQTKTDLQMTPTHIPNPGQFFNCKLNPAQREAVKHILSGECRPIPYVLFGPPGTGKTITLIEAIMQVYHRVPGSRILVCTPSNSAADLICIRLHETGYLHAASLARVNATCRQEESIPEVLQQYSRAGEDIRHACFHRIVVSTCSSAGMFYQIGLRVGHFTHVFLDEAGQATEPESLIPLGLLSEKTGQIVLAGDPKQLGPVVKSKLAEAFGLGVSLLERLMATPLYSCNEKGYNPLLVTKLVYNYRSHEVLLSLPSRLFYGGELCVRSQRAVVDSLCHWSRLPTKGFPLIFHGVRGTEMREGNNPSWFNPGEAVQVMFYCCQLAKRLYNPIPATDIGIISPYRKQAEKIRVLLHRVGLADIKVGSVEEFQGQEFLIIILSTVRSNEALPSSDLQNALGFLSNPKRFNVAITRPKALLIVIGNPHILIKDACFHALLQYTYDNGAFLGCDPPVSLRAAHRAASKKEE; encoded by the exons ATGGTGACAGCTGTGCAGTTCTTGATCTCCAAGCTGCTTTCaccactctggagaagagcagaggatgaagatgatgaagttTATTATGGTGGAG GTATGAAGGAGATTCGTCAAGTGCGGGGTGGTGTTGTGACTCAGCTGTGCCAGGATTATGGGCTGATTGATCATTCGGTGTACTTCACTGCTAAGGAGGTTCTGGGaggagtgccactgtgtgtgggtgACCCTGTCCACACCCTGGCTGTCCGAGATGGAGTCCATGGAGGTTGGAGGGCACTCAGA GTGGAGAGGCAGGTGGATACTTGGGAGGGTGGTGGCAGGACATCGCTTGATCTGGATGGCAGTAAGCTTAGACCTCTGATTGGAACAGTAACATCATGTGACAAAGATGGTGGATTTATAAACCAGACTACGTATTTTCCCCAATCAGCCCTGTGTGAAG ATGTCCATTTTTGTGTCTTAGGCTTTGAACCCATGAAAGGAGACTGGGTGCAGGCAGAGTACTTTATTAGCCCTGCAGAGTGGAGTAGTCAGGCTCGGACTGTGGCTCCATTACGATATCACCGCATGGATCAA gtgtgtgtgtcgAGTGTATTTGGCAGTAGTGGAGTTGTAGAGGACAGTGTGTTTTTCTGCCTGGACTCTCTGTTGCTGCCTCCTGGTTATCGACCCACACAGGGAGATATAGTGAGTGTTGTAGTTGTGGAGAGCAGCCAGTCATTCTACTGCTGGAGAGCACTCTGCATGGCCCCCATTAAACCCAG CCCAAATTCGTCAGTGCCGGTCTTTCCAGAGGCAGAGATCCAGACCTTGTTGGAGAATAAGGAAGGGCTGGTGGTTAGTGAGGAAACCCAGTTTGGATCTCTGTTAATGGGGGAGACTAAGGAGCTGCAAGTCTGGATTCA CAATATGAGCTCGGAGACCCGCACATTAAAATGCTGTGAACTCGCTGGCTGGGACTCTGAGGAACAATTTATTCTCAGCCCCATACTGTCTTCTGATCCCTCAAACATCCCTTCAAACACACAGAACCAACAAGCCATCTCTCAGAAAAATCCCTTCATGCCCTCCTTCCGTGCCCTGGGCAGGGGCCTTGTAGGAAGGCATGGCCTCTGTTCATTACCAAGTATTTCCTTTGGGACTGCAGAGGAAACTGACGAAGGCCATGAACCAAATAGTGAGGTAGATAAACATGGAGAGATTGAGTGTGATGGTGAGATAAGCACTGAGGAGACACCAACTGTGCTGGGAATGGAGAGGAATCGGGAGATTTCACCAGGACAGAAGGTGTCAGTCACTGTGGGCTGCCAGGCCAA GAACCTGGGTTGCTGTACTGAGCTGCTGTTGCTGCACTTCTCTTCCTTCACCATCGGGCGGCGCTTAGAGGTGTCTGTGAACAGCACTGAGGAGAGTCTGCTGAAGCCCAGCACCCCCTACTGCCCAGCAGTGCCAGTACTCCAACCACAAAAACATGCTCAGGTGGTCACAGTCATGGCTCCTGCACCTCCAGTCAG GTTGGCAAGACGTCATTTGCCTAATTTCCTTGGAAACTACCCAGTACCGCAAGCACTGCGGGAATGTGTGGAGGGCCAGAACGATGTCCTGGTGTTTCAGCCAGCTCTTGGAGAG CCACTTTGTTTGTCCTCCATGGTTGCTCGCTTCTCAGCCTTACTGTGGCTGGAGGAGCTGCAGGCAGAGAGGGAGCTCCGGGAGTTCAGTATTAGTGGTGCCCTCCTTAGGAAAGGGGCAGTATACTTGCACCTGGAGGTGCCTGGGTTGTGTGAGGGAAGGCCAAACCTCTTCATAG GAGACAAAGTTGTTCTGAAGAAGCCATGCAGTGGAGGGCTCGTTGTGGAGTATATTGGCTATGTCACTGAG ATCAGTGAGGAGGACGTGAGTTTACGAGTAAACACAGAGTTCCATAAGAGCTACCTGGGGGAACCCCTGGATGTGGAGTTTACATACAACAG AGTGACAATGAGGAGATGCCACTGTGCTCTGGAACAGACTAAACACTTCGGAGAGAATG TGCTTTTCCCTACAGTAATGCAGCTACAGCGTCCTGTATGGACCGGAGAGTGGGGAGTCGAAAAACAACAGAAAGGGAATGAATTTGAACCTCCTCAACAAAATaaaggggtgtgtgtgactgGGGAGAAGCTGTCTTTGAATATGGACATGGTGTCTGTGGCCACACAGACCAAAACAG atTTGCAAATGACTCCCACACACATCCCAAACCCTGGCCAGTTTTTTAATTGTAAGCTTAATCCTGCCCAGAGGGAGGCAGTCAAGCACATTCTCAGCGGAGAATGTCGTCCCATCCCATATGTGCTGTTTGGTCCCCCAGGCACGGGCAAAACGATTACGCTCATTGAGGCCATAATGCAG GTGTACCACCGTGTGCCTGGAAGTCGGATTCTAGTGTGCACTCCTTCTAACAGTGCTGCAGACCTCATCTGCATCCGCCTGCATGAGACTGGCTACCTTCATGCTGCCAGTCTAGCGCGTGTGAATGCCACCTGCAGGCAGGAGGAG TCTATCCCAGAAGTGTTGCAGCAGTATTCTCGTGCTGGGGAGGATATACGTCATGCCTGTTTTCACCGTATTGTGGTCAGCACCTGCTCCAGTGCTGGCATGTTTTACCAGATCGGCTTGCG CGTTGGCCATTTCACACATGTGTTTCTGGATGAAGCTGGTCAAGCCACAGAGCCTGAATCTCTTATTCCGTTAGGCCTTCTGTCTGAGAAGACAGGCCAG ATAGTCCTGGCTGGAGACCCTAAGCAACTGGGCCCAGTTGTGAAGTCTAAACTAGCTGAAGCATTTGGATTAGGAGTGTCTCTGCTTGAAAGACTTATGGCCACCCCACTCTACTCTTGCAATGAGAAGGGCTACAACCCGTTACTG GTGACTAAGCTGGTGTATAACTACCGTTCCCATGAGGTCTTGCTGTCGCTACCGTCTCGCCTGTTTTATGGGGGTGAGCTGTGTGTACGCTCACAGAGAGCTGTCGTGGATTCTCTGTGCCATTGGAGCCGTCTTCCCACCAAAGGCTTTCCTCTCATCTTCCATGGAGTCAGG GGTACAGAGATGAGGGAGGGAAATAACCCGTCCTGGTTTAACCCTGGAGAAGCGGTGCAAGTCATGTTTTACTGCTGTCAGCTGGCCAAAAGACTGTACAACCCCATACCAGCTACTGACATAGGAATCATCTCCCCTTACAGAAAACAG GCAGAGAAGATCAGAGTGCTGTTGCACAGGGTAGGGCTCGCTGATATTAAGGTGGGCTCAGTTGAGGAGTTCCAGGGACAGGAgttcctcatcatcatcctgtCCACG GTACGCTCCAATGAGGCTCTACCGAGCAGTGATCTGCAGAATGCTCTGGGCTTTCTGTCCAACCCCAAACGCTTCAATGTGGCAATCACTCGACCAAAAGCTCTTCTCATCGTTATCGGCAACCCACACATACTGATTAAG GATGCATGTTTCCATGCATTGCTACAGTACACGTATGACAATGGGGCTTTCCTTGGCTGTGACCCTCCTGTCTCCCTCAGAGCTGCTCACAG AGCTGCCTCTAAAAAGGAGGAGTAG
- the pclaf gene encoding PCNA-associated factor: MVRTKADSVPGTYRKAVAASAPRKSLGASSSANSSSSSSSSQAGTPAKNKYAGGNPVCPRPTPTWQKGIGDFFGGPPRKPEKENQHPVSDGEEAGGSGMSKAPRKPRPLPDDEDDE; this comes from the exons ATGGTCAGGACCAAGGCAGACAGTGTTCCTGGGACCTACAGGAAag CGGTCGCTGCCTCGGCGCCCAGGAAATCACTTGGCGCCTCCAGTTCCGCCAACTCttcaagcagcagcagcagctctcaaGCAGGAACCCCCG CCAAGAACAAGTATGCTGGTGGGAACCCAGTCTGCCCGCGTCCCACCCCTACATGGCAGAAAGGCATTGGGGACTTCTTTGGTGGGCCCCCCAGGAAGCCAGAAAAGGAGAACCAGCACCCTGTGTCTGATGGGGAGGAGGCTGGAGGCAGTGGCATGTCCAAAGCACCCAGAAA ACCAAGACCTCTTCcagatgatgaggatgatgaataA